Proteins found in one Triticum aestivum cultivar Chinese Spring chromosome 4D, IWGSC CS RefSeq v2.1, whole genome shotgun sequence genomic segment:
- the LOC123099117 gene encoding scarecrow-like protein 6, which produces MPTQQLTTFQLLPPAHAHGDRRQYQYQHHHQDQQQQLACGGGGGGLWDPASVLDRRASPAAHPTLSSPSPLPAGVAALAKNVSAAPPAQAWPPPPGPGANDDDAKDDWVHHLPPLDMAGWGDPHAAAMQEPHPPPSSQDSTFLRWIIGGGDDDDDDSGAAMDGADPPDLDLDRISMLPRHPPLMGGTGHGLPFTLAGEDTKQQFRPSPGAALHQQQHHLPHAFHGGAFPSFDPAKRQQQQQHPMAGAAPPKQPPFAGHGAAAALKPKAEAPADDGAAAAAVDQLTEAARLVEAGDAYGAREILARLNHRLPAAPAAGTPLLRSAFYFKEALSVALDTTGAHASSAAVASTPVDVLLKLGAYKAFSELSPVLQFAHFTCVQAVLDELGGAGCIHVLDFDIGVGEQWASLMQELAQRRPGAALKVTALVLPSTHHPLELQLIHENLANFAAELGVPFQFVVFNLDSVDPTELLAIAGGDAIAVHLPVGSVHAAAVPSVLHLVRRLGAKLVISVDRSGDRGELPFAAHLLQAFQSCAFLLESLDAVGTEPDVASKIERFLIQPKIESCVIRRHQAATAGDKLLPWRTMFTSAGFVPVHISNFAEAQADSLLKKVPVRGFRVEKRAGSLVLHWQRAELVSVSAWRC; this is translated from the coding sequence ATGCCCACGCAGCAGCTCACGACATTCCAGCTGCTCCCACCCGCTCACGCGCACGGCGACCGGCGACAGTACCAgtaccagcaccaccaccaggaccagcagcagcagctcgcctgcggcggcggaggaggaggcctgTGGGACCCCGCGTCGGTGCTCGACCGCCGGGCCAGCCCCGCCGCGCATCCCACGCTGTCTTCCCCCTCGCCCCTGCCCGCCGGCGTGGCGGCCCTCGCCAAGAACGTCTCCGCGGCCCCGCCGGCGCAGGCATGGCCGCCCCCGCCGGGCCCCGGGGCGAACGACGACGACGCCAAGGACGACTGGGTCCACCACCTGCCGCCCCTCGACATGGCCGGCTGGGGCGACCCGCACGCCGCCGCGATGCAGGAGCCGCACCCGCCGCCCTCCTCGCAGGACAGCACCTTCCTCCGCTGGATCATCGGcggcggggacgacgacgacgacgactccgGGGCCGCCATGGACGGCGCTGACCCCCCGGATCTTGACCTCGACCGCATCAGCATGCTCCCCCGCCACCCGCCGCTCATGGGGGGCACGGGCCACGGCCTCCCGTTCACGCTCgccggcgaggacaccaagcagcAGTTCCGCCCCTCGCCGGGCGCCGCCCTGCATCAGCAGCAGCACCACCTGCCGCACGCGTTCCACGGCGGCGCGTTCCCTTCCTTCGACCCGGcgaagcggcagcagcagcagcagcacccgaTGGCCGGCGCGGCGCCGCCCAAGCAGCCCCCCTTCGCCGGCCACGGCGCTGCGGCCGCCCTCAAGCCCAAGGCGGAGGCGCCGGCCGACGAcggcgcggccgcggcggcggtggaccAGCTCACCGAGGCGGCCAGGCTCGTCGAGGCCGGCGACGCCTACGGCGCGCGCGAGATATTGGCACGGCTCAATcaccggctccccgccgcccccgCGGCCGGGACGCCACTGCTCCGCTCCGCCTTCTACTTCAAGGAGGCTCTCAGCGTTGCCCTGGACACCACCGGCGCCCACGCCTCCTCGGCGGCCGTGGCGTCCACCCCCGTCGACGTCCTCCTCAAGCTCGGCGCCTACAAGGCCTTCTCCGAGCTCTCCCCGGTGCTCCAGTTCGCGCACTTCACCTGCGTCCAGGCCGTGCTCGACGAGCTCGGCGGCGCCGGCTGcatccacgtgctcgacttcgacatCGGGGTCGGCGAGCAGTGGGCGTCGCTGATGCAGGAGCTGGCGCAGCGCCGCCCCGGCGCCGCGCTCAAGGTCACCGCATTGGTGCTGCCGTCGACGCACCACCCGCTCGAGCTGCAGCTCATCCACGAGAACCTCGCCAACTTCGCCGCGGAGCTCGGGGTCCCcttccagttcgtcgtgttcaACCTCGACTCCGTCGACCCCACAGAGCTCCTCGCCATTGCCGGCGGCGACGCAATCGCCGTGCACCTTCCCGTCGGCTCAGTTCACGCCGCCGCGGTGCCATCGGTCCTTCACCTGGTCAGGCGGCTCGGCGCCAAGCTTGTCATCTCGGTCGACCGCAGTGGTGACCGCGGCGAGCTGCCGTTCGCGGCGCACCTGCTCCAGGCATTCCAGTCCTGCGCGTTCCTGCTCGAGTCCCTGGATGCCGTGGGCACCGAACCCGATGTCGCGAGCAAGATCGAGCGCTTCCTGATCCAGCCAAAGATCGAGAGCTGCGTGATCAGGAGGCACCAGGCCGCGACCGCCGGCGACAAGCTGCTGCCATGGCGGACAATGTTCACCTCGGCCGGGTTCGTGCCGGTGCACATAAGCAACTTCGCCGAGGCGCAGGCCGATTCACTCCTGAAGAAGGTGCCGGTGAGGGGCTTCCGCGTGGAGAAGCGCGCCGGATCGCTGGTCCTGCATTGGCAGCGCGCGGAGCTGGTGTCGGTGTCGGCATGGAGATGCTGA